A segment of the Blastocatellia bacterium genome:
AATCACGCGCTCGCCGATGTCGAGTAGCTCCATCCCCAAGTCCTCAGGGGTTGCCGCAGATGAAAGGGAGAGCGCGTCGCGCATGACTTCGGCCAATTGCTCGGTCAGCGTCGTCGCTCCCGAGAGATGATCCTCCACGATCGCCCGAACGCGCTCGCTCAGCGTCGAAGGATTCTCCCTCATGCCCGTTCAATAGATCTGGAAGAACCGCTCGTAGAATGCGAGCGCCTCGTCTCGCTCCTTCTTATCGAGGCTGAGTAGATCGCCAAGCGAGACCGTCCCTAGCACCTTCCCTTCCGTTGTGACGACGACCAGGTGCTGAAAGTCATTGGCGAGCATCGTCACCAAGCATTCGGCATAGGTCGCATCCGGCGTGGCCGTCATCGGATCCGGCGTCATGATCTCCTCGACGCGCGTCGTCTCCGGATCGCGCCCTTCGGCGACGACCTTCGTCATGATGTCCCATTCCGAGAGAATGCCGACCAACCGGTCTCCATCCAGGACCGAGATGGCGCGTACGTTCCGTCGCGTCATCTCTTGAGCGGCGTGTCGCACAGAATCCGT
Coding sequences within it:
- a CDS encoding CBS domain-containing protein yields the protein MKRIRDIVGSRTEVYTVQKTDSVRHAAQEMTRRNVRAISVLDGDRLVGILSEWDIMTKVVAEGRDPETTRVEEIMTPDPMTATPDATYAECLVTMLANDFQHLVVVTTEGKVLGTVSLGDLLSLDKKERDEALAFYERFFQIY